One segment of Metallosphaera cuprina Ar-4 DNA contains the following:
- the cutB gene encoding glyceraldehyde dehydrogenase subunit beta: MYPAQIGYYKPQNVGEALEFMEGNDAKILAGGQSLIPMLKLRILKPKYLVDIGELAELSFIKEGEETTIGSTTKHWELASKRISGLEIIQNAASKVGDVQVRNVGTVGGSLSNADPSSDYPAVFTALDATMIIRSRRGLREEKAEDFFKGPFTTSLDPSEILERVKVKALKGYKQVYKKIVRRAGDYALVGLALAIKIDSGMVKDARIAFTGVGDKPYRSREAENEIKDTKLTDSDISKAVEASVKGINPPSDSRGSSNYRKEVMKRLLKNSLEEMRNAS; the protein is encoded by the coding sequence ATGTATCCTGCACAAATCGGCTACTATAAACCCCAGAACGTAGGGGAAGCACTTGAGTTTATGGAGGGGAACGATGCCAAGATTTTAGCAGGGGGTCAGAGTCTAATTCCCATGTTGAAGCTAAGGATACTCAAGCCCAAATACTTGGTTGACATAGGAGAGCTCGCGGAACTTTCTTTCATTAAGGAGGGAGAAGAGACTACTATTGGGTCCACTACCAAGCACTGGGAGCTTGCGTCAAAAAGAATATCCGGATTAGAAATAATTCAGAACGCGGCCTCGAAAGTGGGAGACGTACAGGTGAGGAACGTAGGTACAGTTGGTGGTAGTTTGAGTAATGCCGATCCGTCATCTGATTACCCTGCGGTGTTTACAGCCTTAGATGCCACGATGATAATAAGATCAAGGAGAGGGTTAAGAGAAGAGAAAGCTGAGGATTTCTTTAAGGGGCCCTTTACCACCTCGTTAGATCCGTCTGAAATACTTGAACGGGTGAAGGTCAAGGCTCTTAAGGGTTACAAGCAGGTTTACAAAAAAATCGTTAGGAGGGCAGGAGACTACGCCTTAGTAGGTCTAGCTCTAGCAATTAAAATTGATTCTGGAATGGTTAAGGACGCTAGGATAGCCTTTACCGGTGTTGGGGACAAGCCCTATCGATCCAGGGAGGCAGAGAACGAGATAAAGGACACCAAGTTAACGGACTCTGACATCTCTAAGGCTGTTGAAGCTTCAGTAAAGGGGATTAATCCGCCATCTGATTCAAGAGGATCCTCAAATTACAGAAAAGAAGTCATGAAAAGGTTACTTAAAAACTCATTGGAGGAGATGAGAAACGCTAGCTAA
- a CDS encoding transketolase C-terminal domain-containing protein translates to MMKIMSGNEAVALAVKFSRVGVVGIYPITPQTTIIEELAEMRARGEIDTDIVRVESEHSAMGVTLGAAVAGTRAFTATSSQGLLYMHEMIWWTAGSRAPVVMVVATRAVGAPWNIWNENTDFMSERDSGWIMSFASSPQEALDLTLQAFRISEDPRVFVPMMVGMDGFILSHTKTNVYVPSQEDVDQFIPPRRQPYVIDPETQESMGNIFQPVHYMKLRQSINDAIQGSIDVIKEVGREYEKVNPLSDYKTLNVQYKLEDADYAIVTMGAWSLDAMEAIDKLREKGVKVGLYRIRYIRPWAEQEIRRSLEDKRAILVFDRATSLGRAGPLYLEMKATLQSPMKGVIAGLGGVSMSKKDFYEVISNFIEEVKFGNPNKVEWYYPGEVKYVELGTPRSAY, encoded by the coding sequence ATGATGAAGATCATGTCAGGAAACGAGGCCGTAGCGTTAGCTGTGAAGTTTAGTAGAGTAGGTGTGGTTGGGATATATCCTATCACTCCTCAAACCACTATAATTGAGGAACTAGCTGAGATGAGAGCTAGAGGAGAGATAGACACCGATATAGTTAGGGTAGAGAGCGAACATTCGGCAATGGGCGTAACTTTGGGAGCTGCGGTAGCTGGCACAAGGGCTTTCACCGCTACCTCCTCCCAAGGTCTCCTTTACATGCATGAGATGATATGGTGGACTGCGGGGAGCAGAGCTCCTGTAGTGATGGTAGTTGCTACCAGGGCGGTAGGAGCGCCTTGGAACATTTGGAACGAAAATACAGACTTCATGAGTGAAAGAGATAGTGGTTGGATAATGTCGTTCGCCTCAAGTCCGCAGGAAGCTCTCGATCTAACTCTTCAGGCCTTCAGGATATCGGAGGACCCGAGGGTTTTTGTTCCCATGATGGTTGGTATGGATGGGTTCATACTATCTCATACTAAGACGAACGTATATGTTCCATCTCAAGAAGACGTTGACCAGTTCATTCCTCCCAGAAGGCAACCGTATGTCATAGATCCGGAAACTCAGGAAAGTATGGGTAACATTTTTCAACCGGTTCATTACATGAAGTTAAGGCAATCAATTAACGATGCCATTCAAGGCTCCATCGATGTAATTAAGGAGGTAGGTAGGGAATATGAGAAAGTTAACCCTCTATCGGACTATAAAACGCTCAACGTCCAGTATAAACTGGAGGACGCCGATTACGCGATAGTGACTATGGGAGCTTGGTCACTAGACGCAATGGAAGCCATAGATAAGCTGAGAGAGAAAGGGGTTAAAGTGGGTCTTTACAGGATCAGGTATATAAGACCTTGGGCAGAGCAAGAGATAAGGAGATCACTAGAGGATAAGAGAGCTATCTTAGTGTTTGATAGGGCAACCTCATTAGGTAGAGCCGGTCCTCTTTACCTAGAGATGAAGGCGACTCTACAAAGCCCAATGAAAGGCGTTATAGCAGGACTCGGAGGAGTTTCTATGAGCAAGAAGGACTTCTATGAGGTCATATCGAACTTTATTGAAGAGGTTAAATTTGGTAACCCGAATAAGGTCGAGTGGTATTATCCAGGTGAGGTGAAATACGTTGAGCTTGGGACTCCAAGATCTGCGTACTAA
- a CDS encoding winged helix-turn-helix domain-containing protein, whose protein sequence is MGNKRTTYDIVRDMLSLCKEGVMRTNLMIGAKISFDLLKKYLYLLNQWGLIEERGDRKLYLTPKGAIALNLLNKLDEFKKEVSRIETTLNELLPMDSPVVENATLRRIKDLLESKGIPFQLTRKGIRLEGIEICEESSCNKKVFFFKTPRVIIGERFSIYANDKSISILENEKIEKLLQEVIEKR, encoded by the coding sequence ATGGGAAATAAGAGAACAACTTACGATATAGTTAGAGACATGCTGAGTCTTTGCAAAGAAGGAGTTATGAGAACTAACTTGATGATAGGAGCTAAAATAAGTTTCGACTTACTGAAAAAATATTTGTATCTTCTAAATCAATGGGGCCTTATTGAAGAAAGGGGAGATAGGAAACTTTATCTGACTCCTAAAGGAGCTATTGCCTTGAATTTATTGAACAAATTAGACGAATTTAAAAAGGAAGTGAGCCGGATAGAGACGACCTTAAATGAGTTGTTACCTATGGATAGCCCTGTAGTTGAGAACGCTACTCTCAGGAGAATCAAAGATTTGCTTGAGAGCAAAGGTATACCTTTCCAGTTAACGAGGAAAGGAATTCGTCTGGAGGGAATCGAGATTTGTGAAGAGAGCAGCTGCAACAAGAAGGTGTTCTTCTTTAAAACACCGAGAGTTATCATAGGGGAGAGGTTCTCCATATATGCTAACGATAAATCGATATCAATTTTAGAAAATGAGAAGATAGAAAAATTATTACAGGAAGTCATAGAGAAGCGCTAA
- a CDS encoding sodium:calcium antiporter, with protein sequence MLLSELMSLPLFFLGVELIYRGAKVSSPYMIALVSIIPELIVTLEASLRSNYYVALSTVLGSVISLYVIGVSFYGFLYFLRWRRDFSIGRRSDYFFILIISLLMGLMGISGSLNVYWGLVLLAVFLVFSVKKASKNVLRDPKPIPALLIGGLAIWFSSQWLLQGIFSISSSLHIPPYYVAILIVPLMSNLQEISSALRSRGETVMRDLLLGIINENLMSSTLLLSIIGIASGIEGIALTSLMPLIEISFFVGVLAYLLIMNGEIKLQDSVLMMVGVLVFLSLFRV encoded by the coding sequence GTGTTACTGAGCGAGTTAATGTCTTTACCTCTGTTTTTTCTGGGCGTAGAGCTGATCTATCGCGGAGCCAAGGTTAGTTCGCCCTACATGATAGCCTTGGTTTCAATTATACCAGAGTTAATAGTAACGCTGGAAGCGTCTCTCAGGTCAAACTATTACGTTGCACTCTCGACAGTGTTGGGCAGCGTAATATCCCTTTACGTAATAGGGGTCTCATTTTATGGGTTTCTCTACTTCTTGAGATGGAGAAGGGACTTTAGCATAGGAAGGAGGAGTGATTATTTCTTTATTTTAATAATTTCGTTGCTTATGGGACTTATGGGAATATCAGGGTCTTTAAACGTATACTGGGGATTAGTTTTGTTAGCGGTTTTCCTAGTTTTTAGTGTCAAAAAAGCTAGTAAAAATGTCCTAAGGGACCCCAAGCCGATTCCTGCACTGCTTATCGGTGGGTTAGCTATATGGTTCTCCTCTCAATGGTTACTTCAGGGGATCTTTTCAATATCTTCATCTCTTCACATACCGCCATATTACGTTGCCATTCTCATTGTACCTTTAATGTCTAACCTACAGGAAATATCTTCAGCTCTAAGGTCTAGGGGAGAGACGGTGATGAGAGATCTGCTCTTAGGGATAATTAACGAAAACCTTATGAGCTCTACACTCCTTCTCTCCATAATTGGTATCGCATCAGGTATAGAAGGCATAGCGCTAACCTCTCTCATGCCTTTGATTGAAATCTCCTTCTTTGTTGGTGTGTTAGCATATTTACTAATCATGAACGGTGAAATAAAGCTTCAGGACTCGGTCCTAATGATGGTGGGAGTACTGGTTTTCTTAAGCCTGTTCAGAGTGTAA
- a CDS encoding 2-oxoacid:acceptor oxidoreductase family protein: MEQSLEIRFHGRGGQGVVTASNLLAEAAGYEGLFASAFPIYGAERRGAEIESYCRISESQIRETSPIEEPDVVVILDPTILKISDPLKGLKANGKVVLNWKGSPPRVKGDLHVVDATGIAINLKLVKSGWPLVNVIMLGALVKVIGLLSLDSLKKAIDSEFNGNVAELNKKAVEEAYHEVRKVEQLVV; this comes from the coding sequence GTGGAACAATCGCTTGAGATACGATTCCATGGTAGAGGAGGACAAGGAGTTGTCACAGCCTCGAACTTACTCGCTGAGGCGGCGGGTTATGAGGGTTTGTTCGCCTCAGCTTTCCCTATTTACGGCGCTGAAAGAAGAGGAGCCGAGATAGAGTCCTATTGTAGGATCTCTGAGTCTCAAATTAGGGAGACCTCGCCTATTGAGGAGCCCGATGTTGTTGTAATTCTTGATCCAACAATTTTGAAAATATCTGACCCACTTAAGGGATTAAAGGCTAACGGTAAGGTCGTGTTAAATTGGAAAGGATCACCCCCAAGAGTTAAAGGAGATCTACATGTGGTAGACGCAACAGGTATTGCAATTAACCTGAAGCTAGTGAAGTCCGGTTGGCCTCTAGTTAACGTAATAATGTTAGGGGCTCTGGTTAAAGTGATCGGATTACTTTCCTTGGACTCACTGAAGAAAGCTATAGACTCTGAGTTTAATGGAAATGTTGCAGAGTTGAACAAGAAGGCGGTAGAAGAGGCTTATCATGAGGTGAGAAAGGTTGAGCAGCTTGTCGTTTGA
- a CDS encoding 2Fe-2S iron-sulfur cluster-binding protein: MKVKVNGVEYEDEVEPRTLLVDFLRDNLNLTGTKIGCDTTTCGACTVLVNGRSVKSCTMLAIQANGKEILTIEGLSSDSKLNPIQQAFKDNFALQCGYCTAGMIVQAHFILSHERDLSEEKVRDMIHGNICRCTGYQNIVNAILDASRRMRA, from the coding sequence ATAAAGGTTAAAGTAAACGGAGTGGAGTACGAAGACGAGGTAGAGCCAAGGACGCTTCTAGTGGACTTTTTAAGGGACAACCTTAACCTCACTGGAACGAAGATAGGATGCGATACTACCACTTGCGGAGCTTGTACAGTTCTAGTTAATGGCAGGTCAGTCAAGTCGTGCACAATGTTGGCCATACAAGCTAACGGAAAAGAGATATTGACCATTGAAGGACTGTCCAGTGACTCGAAACTCAACCCCATTCAGCAAGCTTTCAAGGACAACTTCGCACTTCAGTGCGGATATTGCACTGCAGGGATGATTGTGCAAGCCCACTTCATTCTATCTCATGAGCGAGATCTATCAGAGGAGAAGGTTAGAGATATGATTCACGGTAACATCTGCAGATGCACAGGATATCAGAACATAGTTAACGCTATACTAGACGCTTCAAGGAGGATGAGGGCATGA
- a CDS encoding 4Fe-4S dicluster-binding protein — protein MSSLSFEYQFFPVSHPAEGAGGKTGNWRVVKPIVSERCIACNACFLWCPEGTIQVRGKRAEVNYEYCKGCGVCANVCPVKAISMVSET, from the coding sequence TTGAGCAGCTTGTCGTTTGAGTACCAGTTCTTCCCAGTCTCGCATCCGGCTGAAGGGGCTGGTGGCAAAACTGGAAATTGGAGGGTTGTTAAGCCTATAGTAAGTGAAAGGTGTATTGCGTGTAATGCTTGTTTCCTTTGGTGCCCGGAGGGAACTATTCAGGTTAGAGGAAAGAGGGCCGAAGTCAATTATGAGTACTGTAAGGGATGTGGAGTATGCGCTAACGTTTGCCCTGTAAAAGCAATATCTATGGTGAGCGAAACATGA
- a CDS encoding MFS transporter, whose product MDRAGRDVLLLLVWGDLLINYVETMVVPAIPTIQNDFSISSTLASWITSAFIIVGAVVSPIFGKLADMFGRKKIYLISLAGYLVAVGIAGFSPTIYTLIGARAVQGIGYGIFPVGLAIITDVLSPEEVATAQGLLSGSVGIGTALGLIVGSYIDQNFGWQYAFHTAFVLSLIFFIVVLLKLNDTGVRAARSVDYVGTSLLTISTLLVLIYITEGPSMGWLNFENLSFLVLGLLLMAGFIFVELKVKDPLVDMKLMKIRNVMVANLVGVVSSIALMIMYFGIIYYAQLPPPFGLGLDILSAGLTLAPATVVMLVVGPIVGKLTGDAGPKPLLLFGSLLSIFGFSLLIINRGSPQDLVLDVIVAGTGMISIIIPLINMIAVSLPETSRGIGLGVNTLLRNLGASIGPVLATSIMTSYKNPYVLMLGNRILDVSFYPGGEAFDVMFEVAIIVILTNLGISLFTQNYKLKGRGRNVSL is encoded by the coding sequence ATGGACAGAGCAGGAAGAGACGTTTTGTTACTGCTCGTATGGGGCGACCTCTTAATAAATTACGTGGAGACCATGGTAGTCCCAGCTATACCTACAATTCAAAACGATTTCTCAATTAGTTCTACCTTAGCCTCATGGATAACTTCCGCATTTATTATAGTTGGGGCGGTAGTTTCCCCGATCTTCGGCAAGTTAGCTGACATGTTTGGGAGGAAGAAGATCTACCTGATATCTTTAGCTGGGTATTTAGTGGCAGTAGGTATTGCAGGTTTCTCTCCAACAATTTACACTTTAATAGGGGCGCGAGCGGTTCAGGGAATAGGTTATGGGATATTTCCTGTTGGGTTAGCAATTATAACAGACGTGTTGTCACCTGAAGAGGTTGCGACAGCTCAAGGACTTCTGTCTGGATCCGTAGGCATAGGCACGGCTCTGGGATTGATTGTGGGTTCATATATAGATCAGAACTTCGGCTGGCAGTACGCTTTTCATACAGCTTTCGTTCTCTCACTTATCTTTTTCATTGTCGTTTTGTTAAAGCTAAATGATACTGGAGTCAGGGCCGCACGATCTGTAGATTACGTCGGTACATCCCTTTTGACCATTAGTACTCTACTCGTCTTAATCTATATAACCGAGGGACCCTCTATGGGCTGGTTAAACTTTGAGAACTTATCCTTCCTGGTTTTAGGATTGCTTCTAATGGCTGGGTTTATTTTTGTTGAATTGAAGGTGAAAGATCCCTTAGTTGATATGAAGCTTATGAAAATAAGGAACGTGATGGTAGCTAACCTAGTCGGAGTGGTGAGCAGTATAGCCTTAATGATAATGTACTTCGGGATTATATATTACGCTCAGTTGCCACCACCCTTCGGGTTAGGGTTGGATATACTTTCCGCCGGTCTAACCCTAGCTCCTGCAACTGTTGTGATGTTAGTTGTAGGGCCCATCGTAGGTAAGCTGACCGGAGATGCAGGGCCTAAACCTCTCCTTTTATTTGGTTCACTCCTTTCCATCTTTGGGTTTTCCCTCTTAATAATTAACAGGGGATCCCCTCAAGATCTGGTTCTTGACGTAATAGTTGCAGGTACCGGGATGATCTCAATAATTATACCCCTCATTAACATGATAGCAGTGAGTCTCCCTGAAACGTCTAGAGGAATAGGCTTAGGGGTTAATACACTCTTGAGAAATTTAGGCGCCTCTATAGGCCCAGTTCTAGCTACTTCAATAATGACGTCGTACAAGAACCCATACGTTCTAATGCTAGGTAATAGGATCCTTGACGTTTCGTTTTATCCAGGAGGGGAGGCGTTTGATGTGATGTTTGAAGTAGCGATAATTGTGATATTAACAAACCTGGGCATCTCCTTGTTTACCCAAAATTATAAGTTGAAAGGAAGGGGGAGAAACGTTAGCTTATAA
- the porB gene encoding pyruvate synthase subunit PorB translates to MSLGLQDLRTNSLLPGTSACPGCPENMAMRMVGMALGKNVAMIVVAGCSSVIQGIGPKNAYGYPVLNIAFAAGPAAASGMWRAYKQRNKDVTVVVWAGDGGTADIGFASLSGAAERNEDFIYLCVDNEAYMNSGGQRSGSTPHGAITTTTPEGKRGNKKELLFLMLDHNVPFVATASVGYPQDLIDKLKRAKDVNGFRYIQILTPDPYGWLFDPSKTAEVAKLAVQTCYWPLIEVVEGKVKVSNESLHCLKKETRRPLKDFLSVQGRYRRISEKDYEELEKYVDSLWDRIKSMS, encoded by the coding sequence TTGAGCTTGGGACTCCAAGATCTGCGTACTAACTCGCTACTTCCTGGGACATCAGCGTGTCCCGGATGTCCTGAGAACATGGCTATGAGAATGGTAGGCATGGCCTTGGGTAAGAACGTAGCCATGATTGTGGTAGCTGGTTGCTCTTCAGTGATCCAAGGTATAGGGCCTAAAAACGCTTACGGCTATCCTGTGCTTAACATAGCCTTCGCCGCAGGCCCCGCTGCGGCATCAGGTATGTGGAGAGCTTACAAACAAAGAAACAAAGACGTTACGGTTGTGGTTTGGGCCGGCGATGGAGGAACTGCAGATATCGGTTTCGCTTCTCTTAGTGGAGCCGCTGAGAGAAACGAGGACTTCATTTACCTTTGTGTAGATAACGAGGCTTACATGAACTCAGGGGGACAGAGAAGTGGTTCCACCCCTCACGGCGCTATCACTACTACAACCCCTGAAGGAAAGAGGGGGAACAAGAAGGAGCTACTCTTTCTAATGCTAGATCATAACGTTCCGTTTGTTGCCACCGCATCTGTGGGCTATCCTCAAGATCTAATTGATAAATTAAAAAGGGCTAAAGACGTCAATGGTTTTAGATACATTCAGATTCTTACGCCAGATCCTTACGGTTGGTTATTCGATCCGTCAAAGACAGCTGAGGTTGCTAAGTTGGCAGTTCAAACTTGTTATTGGCCGCTTATAGAGGTAGTTGAAGGTAAGGTGAAAGTGAGCAACGAGTCTCTTCATTGTCTGAAGAAGGAGACCAGGAGGCCCTTGAAGGATTTCCTTTCCGTTCAAGGGAGGTATAGGAGGATCTCTGAGAAGGACTATGAGGAGCTAGAGAAATACGTAGATAGCCTATGGGATAGAATTAAGTCGATGTCGTAG
- a CDS encoding 4Fe-4S dicluster domain-containing protein: protein MEVAKLSEDDLKLGFTFDHNKCIVCGACVDACNKAYGGNWRALPTFETEGAKTALSISCNHCDNPVCLSSCPANAITKDKNGIVKINSEKCIGCGYCQWACPYEALHFSKDGTMSKCHLCFDRLGKGLPYCVEACPTGALTFGWLKEPDGNVSYLAPASITKPRLKVIPPHVQIKATPIKRKAEKNSIGLISFTLGSELALTYTLFKLPFFQIISLVLLASTLILSLGHARVSAKALRVVLNLSTSWLSREVLFGGLSILALLFNIIIRDAYFVALPLLALTVISSIMIYVLPSRPSWYHIDTPVSFIGTSFTVVPPLAYLFIHSYLLLALGGAFALIEMLTARMKLRMGFKDKRLLNLLYLALLVVGAFFIPLTLLASVIALISEVIHRREFYQKVVYYGVPTV from the coding sequence ATGGAAGTTGCTAAGTTATCGGAAGATGATCTTAAGCTAGGTTTCACTTTTGATCATAACAAATGCATAGTGTGTGGTGCATGTGTGGACGCCTGTAATAAGGCGTATGGAGGTAATTGGAGAGCACTTCCAACTTTCGAGACTGAGGGAGCTAAGACGGCCCTATCTATATCCTGTAATCACTGCGATAATCCTGTCTGTCTGAGCTCATGTCCAGCCAACGCTATAACAAAGGACAAAAACGGTATCGTAAAGATAAATTCCGAGAAGTGCATAGGTTGCGGATATTGTCAGTGGGCCTGTCCTTATGAGGCCTTGCACTTCTCTAAGGATGGTACTATGAGCAAGTGCCACCTCTGCTTCGACAGATTAGGTAAGGGATTACCTTACTGTGTTGAAGCCTGTCCTACTGGAGCTCTAACTTTCGGTTGGCTTAAGGAGCCTGACGGGAACGTTAGCTATCTAGCTCCCGCTTCAATAACCAAACCTAGGCTAAAGGTAATACCCCCGCACGTACAGATCAAGGCCACACCTATAAAGCGAAAAGCTGAGAAGAACTCTATCGGTCTCATCTCCTTCACTTTGGGAAGCGAGTTGGCCTTAACTTACACGCTGTTTAAACTTCCCTTCTTTCAGATAATTTCTTTAGTTCTTTTAGCCTCTACCTTAATCCTGTCCCTAGGACACGCTCGAGTTTCAGCCAAAGCTTTAAGGGTAGTGTTGAACCTTTCGACATCGTGGTTAAGCAGGGAAGTCCTTTTTGGAGGCCTATCGATCTTAGCTCTCCTCTTCAACATAATCATACGAGACGCCTATTTCGTTGCGTTACCCTTACTAGCTTTAACGGTGATATCATCTATCATGATCTACGTCCTACCTTCTAGACCATCTTGGTATCACATAGATACGCCTGTCTCATTTATAGGAACTAGCTTTACAGTGGTCCCTCCGTTAGCCTATTTATTCATCCATAGCTACTTACTCTTAGCATTAGGCGGAGCCTTTGCACTAATTGAGATGTTAACTGCGAGGATGAAGCTAAGGATGGGATTCAAGGACAAGAGGTTACTAAACCTGCTGTATCTGGCACTGCTGGTAGTCGGAGCTTTCTTCATTCCATTAACTCTGTTGGCTTCTGTGATCGCCCTTATCTCGGAAGTCATACATAGAAGAGAGTTCTATCAAAAGGTGGTATATTACGGCGTTCCAACTGTTTAA
- the cutA gene encoding glyceraldehyde dehydrogenase subunit alpha: protein MSYAGKSIKRLYDDKFVTGRSTYVDDIKVNSLYAGFVRSNVPHGRIKKVNKEDALKIRGVVAVLTGEEINQLIKEGIGPWTTYVDPRPWKIPLWRFAQGETKYNGEPIAMVLAQDKYTARDAVEAVSVDLEPLDAVIDLQEAKKDKILVHKELGTNYGFVGNFNAGDADKALASSDRRVEVEISNERLIPSPMEPRGIVSHYDGNLTIWYSTQIPHFARAEFSRIFGIPESKIRVIMPDVGGGFGSKAHILPEELAVIAASIRLGRAVRWTATRTEEMMATNSRHNVFKGEIGFKSDGTLTAIKGTLDVELGAYLTYTEGIQPTIIPPMIPGPYKVRDLMIKSQAIYTNTIPITMYRGASRPEATFIIERIMSTVADELKMDDVEVRMRNLIREDQIPYTNPFGLKYDSGDYQTLLKEGVKVLEYHEMKRWASQERAKGRKVGVGLAYYLEICGFGPYEFAETRINRDGSVIVSIGGTPHGQGTETAIAQLVADELQIPIERIKVTWGDSDTVPIGLGTYGSRTLATAGSAAISSSKQVLDKMRRVAARVMNADVEEIDYRNGEFIHKKEGRKVSWDVIAREAYGGKEPGLSASVVLEGDVTFPYGVHMAIVEVDDYGIARVIEYRAYDDIGRVINPALAEGQIHGGGTQAVGQALYELATINENGQLAVTYADYYVPTAVEAPKFKSYFAEKYHPSAYLTKSKGVGEAALIVGPAAIIRALEDATGKKLNKTPALPEDILQ from the coding sequence ATGAGTTACGCAGGTAAATCGATCAAAAGGCTTTACGACGACAAGTTCGTTACGGGGAGAAGCACGTACGTCGATGACATAAAGGTTAACTCCCTTTATGCGGGCTTCGTTAGAAGTAACGTACCTCACGGGAGAATAAAGAAAGTGAACAAGGAAGACGCGTTAAAGATAAGAGGCGTGGTTGCAGTACTGACCGGAGAGGAAATTAATCAGCTGATCAAGGAGGGTATAGGCCCTTGGACCACTTATGTAGATCCTAGACCGTGGAAGATACCTCTGTGGAGGTTCGCCCAAGGAGAGACAAAGTATAACGGTGAACCTATCGCTATGGTTTTAGCTCAAGATAAGTACACTGCTAGGGATGCAGTTGAAGCGGTCTCAGTGGATCTGGAGCCTTTGGATGCTGTGATTGATTTACAAGAGGCTAAAAAGGATAAAATATTAGTACACAAGGAGCTCGGAACTAACTACGGCTTCGTAGGTAACTTCAACGCCGGAGACGCAGATAAGGCGTTAGCTTCCTCCGATAGGAGAGTTGAGGTGGAGATAAGCAACGAACGACTTATACCCTCTCCTATGGAGCCCAGAGGGATAGTGTCACACTATGACGGTAACTTGACTATATGGTACTCTACACAAATACCTCACTTCGCTAGAGCAGAATTCAGCAGAATCTTCGGTATTCCTGAGAGTAAAATAAGGGTTATAATGCCTGACGTTGGTGGAGGTTTTGGAAGCAAGGCTCACATATTGCCTGAGGAGCTCGCGGTTATAGCTGCGTCAATTCGACTAGGCAGGGCAGTTAGATGGACCGCAACCAGGACTGAAGAAATGATGGCAACTAATTCGAGGCATAACGTGTTCAAAGGGGAGATCGGATTCAAGAGCGATGGCACGCTAACTGCGATTAAGGGAACGTTGGATGTAGAGTTGGGGGCTTACCTTACTTATACTGAGGGCATACAACCTACAATAATACCGCCCATGATACCCGGCCCATACAAGGTCAGAGACTTGATGATAAAAAGTCAGGCCATCTACACTAACACTATTCCGATAACTATGTATAGGGGGGCGAGCAGACCTGAAGCTACCTTCATAATAGAGCGTATCATGAGCACCGTAGCGGACGAGCTAAAAATGGATGATGTGGAGGTCAGAATGAGGAACCTGATAAGGGAAGATCAGATACCTTACACTAACCCGTTCGGCTTGAAGTATGACTCAGGGGATTATCAAACTCTACTCAAGGAAGGTGTTAAGGTCTTGGAGTATCATGAAATGAAGAGGTGGGCCTCCCAGGAGAGAGCTAAGGGTAGGAAGGTAGGCGTGGGATTGGCATATTACCTCGAAATATGTGGTTTTGGACCTTACGAGTTCGCAGAAACGAGGATAAACCGCGATGGGAGCGTAATCGTGTCTATAGGTGGGACGCCACATGGCCAAGGAACTGAAACCGCAATAGCCCAGTTGGTTGCGGACGAGCTGCAAATCCCAATCGAAAGGATAAAGGTTACTTGGGGAGATAGTGACACCGTCCCTATAGGGTTGGGTACTTACGGTTCCCGGACTTTAGCTACTGCAGGTAGCGCTGCCATATCGTCAAGTAAACAAGTCCTTGATAAGATGAGGAGAGTGGCTGCGAGGGTCATGAACGCTGACGTTGAGGAGATAGATTACAGAAACGGAGAGTTCATACATAAGAAGGAGGGAAGAAAAGTGAGCTGGGACGTTATTGCTAGGGAGGCTTACGGCGGAAAGGAACCTGGACTGTCAGCTAGCGTAGTTCTTGAAGGTGACGTTACATTTCCTTACGGTGTACACATGGCAATAGTAGAGGTTGACGATTACGGTATAGCTAGGGTAATCGAGTACAGAGCATACGATGATATAGGTAGGGTTATAAATCCAGCCTTGGCAGAGGGACAAATACACGGTGGAGGTACTCAGGCTGTTGGACAAGCTTTATACGAGCTAGCTACAATCAACGAAAACGGACAGCTCGCAGTAACTTATGCTGACTATTACGTTCCTACAGCGGTTGAGGCACCGAAATTCAAGAGCTATTTCGCTGAAAAGTATCACCCCTCTGCATACCTAACTAAGAGTAAAGGTGTAGGTGAGGCAGCCCTTATAGTTGGCCCCGCAGCAATAATTAGAGCTTTAGAGGACGCCACTGGGAAGAAGTTGAATAAGACTCCGGCGTTACCAGAGGACATCCTCCAATAG